The Pseudobacteroides sp. genome window below encodes:
- a CDS encoding flagellar brake protein has translation MKAAELNPGTKLEIELLDFSMAGIDPNKLYISEFEWSEGEKVICVAAPIHEGRYLTVHSGTSMNLYINCKSEFYKVKATLIERLIKEGLPIYKLNIENDIEKIQRRQFFRFDCVLDIKCREVEMINNTAVPKSKFSNGLTRDISGGGTCLALVEGIEKGKYIECELQLSENKTIKFYGTIVRSSKTESEGKNKYEAGVEFYNIDNRSRDAIISFIFEEQRKLRKKGLI, from the coding sequence GAAAGCTGCCGAGTTAAATCCCGGGACTAAGTTGGAAATTGAACTATTAGATTTTTCAATGGCGGGAATAGATCCGAACAAACTATATATAAGCGAGTTTGAATGGTCAGAAGGGGAAAAAGTGATCTGCGTGGCTGCTCCCATACATGAAGGAAGATATTTGACTGTTCATAGCGGAACAAGTATGAATCTTTATATAAATTGTAAAAGTGAGTTTTATAAAGTAAAGGCAACTCTAATAGAGAGACTTATCAAGGAGGGTTTACCGATATATAAATTAAATATTGAAAATGATATTGAAAAAATCCAAAGAAGACAATTTTTTAGGTTTGATTGTGTATTAGATATAAAATGCAGGGAAGTTGAGATGATAAATAACACCGCTGTGCCAAAGAGTAAATTCTCCAATGGACTTACAAGGGATATAAGCGGGGGAGGAACTTGTTTAGCTCTCGTTGAGGGTATTGAGAAGGGGAAATATATAGAATGTGAACTTCAGTTATCGGAAAATAAGACCATTAAGTTTTACGGAACAATAGTAAGAAGCTCAAAAACCGAGTCCGAAGGCAAGAACAAATATGAAGCAGGAGTAGAATTTTACAACATAGATAATAGGTCGAGGGATGCTATAATCAGTTTTATTTTTGAAGAGCAAAGAAAACTAAGGAAAAAGGGATTGATATAG
- a CDS encoding chemotaxis response regulator protein-glutamate methylesterase, with amino-acid sequence MSIKNESVIRVLVVDDSAFMRRVISDILDSDGDIKTIDTARNGKEAIEKAVNLKPDIITLDVEMPVMDGLTCLKELSNVCSIPVIMLSSHTKEGAEATINALEHGAIDFITKPSNIFHMNSLNKRNELIEKVKVIAKLKNNTSRAHREILEVKNHYEHQKGLNKGNNQGSHLKKIVAIGISTGGPKALRDVIPQLPGDIPAAFLVVQHMPPGFTKSLAERLDSLSNVRVKEAEDNEMVRPGVVYIAPGDYHMKIALARDKSLTIKLTKDPPYGAHRPSATVMMESLSETGLANIVGIIMTGMGSDGSEGARRLKEENNGYIIAQDEKTCIVYGMPKVAVELGIVDEVVPLEMITKKINEIVGV; translated from the coding sequence ATGTCTATAAAAAATGAATCCGTAATTAGGGTACTGGTGGTAGATGACTCGGCTTTTATGAGAAGGGTTATATCAGATATTTTAGATAGCGATGGGGATATAAAGACCATCGATACTGCTAGGAACGGAAAGGAAGCAATTGAAAAGGCTGTTAACTTAAAGCCTGATATAATAACTTTGGACGTTGAAATGCCTGTTATGGACGGTCTTACCTGCCTTAAAGAGCTTTCAAATGTCTGCAGTATACCTGTCATAATGCTAAGCAGCCATACAAAGGAAGGTGCCGAGGCAACAATAAATGCTTTGGAGCATGGAGCAATTGATTTTATCACAAAGCCTTCCAACATATTTCATATGAACTCCCTTAATAAGAGAAATGAGTTGATTGAAAAAGTAAAGGTAATTGCAAAGTTGAAAAATAATACATCTAGAGCACATAGAGAGATTCTTGAAGTCAAGAATCATTATGAGCATCAAAAGGGTCTCAATAAAGGAAACAATCAAGGCTCGCATTTAAAAAAAATTGTGGCTATCGGAATATCTACAGGGGGACCTAAAGCACTAAGGGATGTAATCCCTCAACTGCCAGGCGACATACCGGCAGCCTTTCTTGTAGTTCAGCATATGCCGCCGGGTTTTACCAAGTCACTTGCAGAAAGGCTGGATTCCCTAAGCAATGTAAGGGTTAAGGAAGCGGAAGATAACGAGATGGTCAGGCCAGGGGTGGTTTATATAGCACCTGGAGATTATCATATGAAAATAGCTCTAGCAAGGGATAAAAGCTTAACAATAAAGTTGACTAAAGACCCGCCATATGGTGCACACAGACCGTCTGCAACGGTTATGATGGAGTCTTTAAGCGAGACGGGTCTTGCGAATATTGTAGGAATTATTATGACCGGCATGGGCAGTGATGGCAGTGAGGGAGCAAGAAGATTAAAAGAGGAAAACAACGGATATATAATTGCACAGGACGAAAAGACTTGTATTGTATACGGTATGCCTAAGGTTGCAGTTGAATTGGGAATAGTTGATGAAGTTGTACCGCTTGAAATGATCACGAAAAAGATTAATGAGATAGTGGGGGTGTAG
- a CDS encoding chemotaxis protein CheA encodes MDMSQYLEIFIEESKEHLQGLNQSLLQLEKNPQDVPILNEIFRVAHTLKGMAGTMGFGKMAKLTHDMENVLHALRNNEIKVNTNLVDLLFRCLDALENYVNEVVTKGTEGNTEYSEIIKGLDNILNKKNGNVEVKAESQEIIGSTESSIEHITSKFKLNQYEQNLINKAIEMNMNVFKIVVVLNKGCVLKSARAFIIFQTLERHAEIIKSEPRVEDIEDEKFDFEFTVMVITRRDLETFHKELTSISEVDEVIITTVHSNDTQGTVHEINCEVQEKVSEESEEESQNNDNESADQQKGQASKNNLKTGKTVRVDIDRLDVLMNLVSELIIIKTRLEGLDEIERTQNYNEVIEYFERVTTNLHDAVMKVRMVPIETVFNRFPRMLRDISRSLNKEIVLNMSGEDTELDRTVIDEIGDPLIHLLRNSADHGIESLDKRKEMGKPDAGHINLRAYQDGNNVVIEVEDDGKGIDLERVKKKAIDKGFVNKDAAKNLSQKDIIDFLFKPSFSTTDKITDLSGRGVGLDVVKTKIETLGGMVEVDTEAGRGSKFIIRLPLTLAIIQALLVQINNEKYALPLNTIREIIKVKPEDIKQVQKQEIILLRNTIVPIIRIGDCLDVPPSEKQNKLLTVVVVKKGEKLSGFLVDNLIGQHEIVIKSLGKLLGGIKTIAGATILGDGNVALILDVNSLAV; translated from the coding sequence ATGGATATGAGCCAGTATCTGGAAATATTTATTGAGGAATCAAAGGAGCACCTGCAGGGGCTGAATCAAAGTTTGCTGCAGCTTGAAAAGAATCCTCAGGATGTGCCGATTTTGAATGAAATATTTAGAGTAGCACATACTCTTAAAGGCATGGCTGGAACAATGGGTTTCGGTAAAATGGCCAAGTTAACCCATGATATGGAAAATGTTCTGCACGCACTTCGTAATAATGAAATCAAAGTTAATACCAACCTGGTAGATCTATTATTCAGGTGCCTTGATGCATTGGAGAACTACGTAAATGAAGTGGTTACCAAAGGAACAGAGGGTAATACCGAATATTCCGAAATAATTAAAGGCCTTGATAACATTTTGAATAAGAAGAACGGCAACGTAGAGGTTAAGGCTGAAAGTCAGGAAATTATTGGCAGTACAGAGTCAAGTATTGAGCACATTACTTCCAAATTTAAATTGAACCAGTATGAGCAGAACCTTATTAACAAAGCTATTGAAATGAACATGAATGTTTTTAAAATTGTAGTTGTGCTAAATAAGGGCTGTGTCTTAAAATCTGCGAGAGCTTTCATAATATTCCAGACTCTAGAGCGTCATGCTGAAATAATTAAGTCGGAGCCAAGAGTTGAGGATATTGAGGATGAAAAATTTGACTTTGAATTTACTGTAATGGTCATAACCAGAAGGGACTTAGAAACATTCCATAAAGAATTGACATCAATATCGGAAGTTGATGAAGTCATAATAACAACTGTTCATTCAAATGATACCCAGGGAACTGTTCACGAAATTAATTGTGAAGTCCAGGAAAAAGTAAGTGAGGAATCTGAAGAAGAAAGCCAAAACAATGATAATGAATCAGCCGATCAACAAAAAGGACAGGCCTCAAAAAACAATTTGAAGACAGGAAAAACAGTAAGAGTTGATATTGACAGACTTGATGTCCTTATGAATCTTGTAAGTGAGCTTATTATAATTAAGACCAGGCTTGAAGGCTTGGACGAGATAGAAAGAACTCAGAATTACAATGAAGTTATTGAATACTTTGAAAGGGTCACAACAAACCTTCATGACGCGGTAATGAAAGTAAGAATGGTTCCTATTGAAACTGTATTCAACAGATTCCCAAGAATGCTAAGGGATATATCCAGAAGCCTTAACAAGGAAATAGTTCTTAATATGTCGGGCGAAGATACCGAGCTGGATAGAACTGTAATAGACGAAATAGGAGATCCGCTTATACATTTGCTGAGAAATTCAGCAGACCATGGAATAGAGTCTCTTGATAAAAGAAAAGAGATGGGTAAGCCTGATGCGGGACACATAAACTTAAGGGCATATCAGGATGGAAATAACGTTGTTATCGAGGTTGAGGATGACGGAAAAGGAATAGACCTGGAAAGAGTGAAGAAAAAGGCTATAGACAAAGGATTTGTAAATAAGGATGCCGCAAAAAATCTTTCACAAAAGGATATTATAGACTTCCTTTTCAAACCAAGCTTCAGTACCACCGACAAAATTACTGACTTGTCAGGCCGAGGAGTTGGGCTTGATGTGGTAAAAACCAAGATTGAAACGTTAGGGGGCATGGTAGAGGTTGATACGGAAGCCGGAAGGGGCAGTAAATTTATAATAAGACTTCCTCTTACTCTGGCAATTATTCAGGCTCTGCTTGTGCAGATAAATAATGAAAAATATGCACTCCCGTTAAATACAATAAGGGAAATAATCAAGGTTAAACCAGAAGACATAAAGCAAGTTCAGAAACAGGAAATTATACTTCTAAGAAATACAATTGTTCCAATAATAAGGATTGGAGACTGCCTGGATGTTCCCCCAAGTGAAAAGCAAAACAAGCTTTTGACTGTAGTGGTTGTAAAGAAGGGTGAAAAACTCTCAGGATTTTTGGTTGATAACCTTATTGGACAGCATGAAATTGTTATCAAGTCATTAGGAAAGCTATTGGGTGGAATCAAAACCATAGCCGGAGCAACAATACTTGGAGATGGAAATGTTGCACTTATTTTGGATGTTAACTCTCTTGCAGTGTAG
- a CDS encoding chemotaxis protein CheW, whose translation MNEAVALNTMQFVVFVLSNEEYGLDIQIVNTIEKMIPITRVPKTPQYVKGVINLRGDIVPIMDLRERFGLPISEETEETRIIIVKFEEIQMGIIVDEVKEVIHINEEQIESTTSLAKEGLMENVLGAGKVDDRVITLLNIEKLVNISVKE comes from the coding sequence ATGAATGAAGCAGTGGCATTAAATACTATGCAGTTCGTTGTCTTTGTACTTTCCAATGAAGAGTATGGCCTTGATATTCAAATAGTAAACACAATTGAAAAGATGATACCTATAACAAGGGTTCCCAAAACTCCCCAATATGTAAAGGGTGTTATTAATCTAAGGGGTGACATAGTTCCCATTATGGATCTTAGGGAAAGGTTCGGACTTCCCATTTCTGAGGAGACTGAGGAAACAAGGATAATAATTGTTAAATTCGAAGAAATACAGATGGGCATAATTGTGGACGAGGTTAAAGAAGTTATCCATATCAATGAGGAACAAATTGAAAGTACAACAAGCCTTGCTAAGGAAGGGTTAATGGAGAATGTCCTTGGAGCAGGTAAAGTCGATGATAGAGTTATAACTCTTTTAAATATAGAGAAGCTGGTTAACATTTCTGTCAAAGAATAG
- a CDS encoding chemotaxis protein CheC, translated as MTINFSELNNIQLDVLREIGNIGAGNAVSALAKMINRKIDMAVPKVKILEFKKISDMLNAPEDPVIGILLGMTGDITGNILFMLDKKSARLLVNMLFGFKESTSEDFDEIEMSAIKELGNIMTGSYVGALSMLTNLKILCSVPDVAIDMAGAILSVPAIEFGKLGESVLYIESEFNEGDNKVIGDFFLIPDIGSYETLLKTLGVII; from the coding sequence ATGACTATTAATTTTAGTGAATTAAACAACATACAATTGGATGTGCTCCGTGAAATTGGGAATATAGGGGCAGGCAATGCTGTTTCTGCTTTGGCAAAAATGATTAACAGAAAAATAGACATGGCGGTTCCAAAGGTAAAAATTCTTGAATTTAAGAAAATCTCAGACATGCTGAATGCTCCTGAGGATCCTGTAATAGGAATACTTTTGGGTATGACCGGAGACATTACAGGCAACATTCTTTTTATGCTTGATAAAAAGTCTGCACGTTTACTTGTTAATATGCTGTTTGGGTTTAAAGAAAGCACAAGCGAGGATTTTGATGAGATTGAAATGTCTGCAATAAAGGAGCTTGGCAACATAATGACCGGATCATATGTCGGAGCACTATCCATGTTGACAAACCTTAAGATTTTATGCAGTGTTCCGGATGTGGCCATTGATATGGCAGGTGCCATATTAAGTGTTCCTGCTATTGAATTCGGTAAGCTGGGTGAATCTGTTCTCTATATTGAATCAGAGTTTAACGAAGGTGACAACAAAGTAATAGGTGATTTCTTTCTGATACCTGATATTGGTTCTTATGAAACACTATTAAAGACTTTAGGAGTAATAATCTGA
- a CDS encoding chemotaxis protein CheD (catalyzes the conversion of glutamine residues to glutamate on methyl-accepting chemotaxis receptors): MHENIKVGMADYKATSHPSILITLGLGSCVGIALFDPSTKIIGLAHIMLPTSKIAKDVINDAKFADTAIIKLVEDMVRLGANRKFIKAKLAGGAQMFNFTDSSDSIRIGLRNVEASKEMLAKLNIPIISEDVGGNHGRTIELYSDDGKLMIKTVGFGVSYI, encoded by the coding sequence ATGCATGAAAATATAAAAGTAGGCATGGCAGATTATAAGGCAACCAGCCACCCTAGTATCCTAATAACACTTGGTTTAGGTTCGTGCGTAGGGATAGCTTTATTTGATCCTTCAACTAAAATAATAGGTTTAGCACATATTATGCTGCCGACAAGCAAGATTGCTAAAGATGTGATTAATGATGCTAAATTTGCAGATACAGCTATTATTAAACTTGTGGAGGATATGGTTAGGTTGGGGGCTAATAGGAAGTTTATTAAAGCCAAGCTTGCTGGGGGGGCACAAATGTTTAATTTCACCGATTCCAGTGATTCTATTCGCATTGGACTTAGGAATGTGGAAGCTTCAAAGGAAATGCTGGCAAAATTAAATATACCGATTATTTCTGAGGATGTTGGCGGAAATCACGGACGGACTATAGAACTATATTCTGATGACGGCAAATTGATGATAAAGACTGTAGGGTTTGGTGTAAGTTATATTTAG
- a CDS encoding FliA/WhiG family RNA polymerase sigma factor, with product MLSANVKQIDLWKQYSENKDPVIREKLIIEYAHLIKYVAGRLSIYFGSNVEYDDLMGFGVFGLIDAIEKFDLSKGVKFETYASLRIRGSIIDSIREMDWVPRSLRQKNKELERVYFEIENQLGHSASDKEVAEKLGISMDDFYKLLNDVSVSSMVSLEDFLEQNYEIGVDHPYSRTEDKPETYIEINELKEILSDAISKLPDKEKKVISLYYFDELTLKEISSIMKVSESRISQLHTKAILRLRGKLARHRSILKD from the coding sequence ATGTTATCTGCAAATGTCAAACAAATCGATTTATGGAAGCAGTACAGTGAAAACAAAGACCCTGTTATTAGGGAGAAACTCATTATTGAGTATGCTCACCTTATCAAATACGTCGCAGGAAGATTGAGCATATACTTTGGATCCAATGTGGAATATGACGATCTTATGGGTTTTGGTGTTTTCGGGCTCATTGATGCTATTGAGAAATTTGATTTAAGTAAGGGTGTCAAGTTTGAAACATATGCATCTTTAAGAATAAGAGGCTCAATAATTGACAGTATACGCGAAATGGATTGGGTACCCAGATCATTAAGGCAAAAAAATAAAGAACTTGAAAGGGTTTATTTCGAAATAGAAAATCAACTGGGGCATTCGGCTTCAGACAAGGAAGTAGCTGAAAAACTGGGTATTTCCATGGATGATTTTTATAAGCTGTTAAATGATGTAAGTGTTTCTTCTATGGTATCTTTGGAGGATTTTCTTGAGCAGAACTATGAAATAGGTGTGGACCACCCCTATTCTAGAACTGAAGACAAACCTGAGACATACATAGAGATCAATGAATTGAAGGAGATATTAAGTGATGCCATAAGCAAGCTGCCGGACAAGGAAAAAAAGGTCATATCGCTGTATTATTTTGATGAATTGACACTAAAGGAAATAAGTTCAATTATGAAAGTGTCGGAGTCAAGGATATCGCAGCTGCACACAAAAGCGATATTGAGGCTTAGAGGAAAATTAGCTCGACACAGATCAATATTAAAGGATTAA
- a CDS encoding FapA family protein: MNDLKMQSGSKLNDGFYELIYKEDGVYIVVNPPVGKGKKVETWEILDKLNRKQVKNFSKGAIELAVLKSDRVPVKIAESQQEAKVDSTASVVVSPDKMKAYITFTPPEGGRMLNAGEVVEILRQNCVVSGVSSEVLDNILRYPVFNEQILIAQGTQPVNGQNGKVEFYFDTSSDRKPAILEDGRVDYRELNLIESVEKGKALCSLLPPVAGKAGKTVMGYDIPALNGKPAVLPRGRNIEVSEDGKTLYAGIDGQVCYIDGKVNVFSIYEVHADVDTTTGNINFIGNVVVRGNVLSGFSIEAGGNVEVWGVVEGASIKAGGDIILRRGMQGMGKGYLKSGGDIIAKYIEHSIIEARNEIKAEAIMHSSIKCGEKLELLGKKGLLVGGVAKVGKLIHAKVIGSTMATVTELEVGVDPTLRERYKALKDEFTTIETDIKKADQAITILKKLESAGGLSPEKQELMAKSIRTKVHYSNRIEEIKVEIAQIEERLQQESQGKIKASATVYSGTKVAIGSCLMYVKENLQYCTLYRDGADIRICPYDR, translated from the coding sequence ATGAATGATTTAAAAATGCAGAGTGGTTCTAAATTGAATGATGGGTTCTACGAGTTAATATACAAAGAGGATGGAGTTTACATTGTAGTAAATCCTCCCGTTGGAAAAGGCAAGAAAGTGGAAACCTGGGAAATTCTAGATAAGCTAAATAGAAAGCAGGTCAAGAATTTCTCCAAAGGTGCTATTGAGCTGGCAGTTTTAAAATCAGACAGGGTGCCTGTCAAAATAGCTGAAAGCCAGCAAGAGGCCAAAGTTGATTCAACTGCTTCAGTAGTTGTATCTCCCGATAAGATGAAAGCATATATTACATTTACTCCACCTGAGGGAGGCAGGATGCTTAATGCGGGGGAAGTAGTTGAAATCTTAAGGCAAAATTGTGTTGTATCCGGCGTAAGCAGCGAGGTGCTGGACAATATTTTGAGGTATCCCGTCTTTAATGAGCAGATTCTTATTGCACAGGGAACCCAGCCTGTAAACGGACAGAACGGCAAGGTGGAGTTTTATTTTGACACAAGCAGTGATAGAAAGCCAGCTATATTAGAGGATGGAAGGGTGGATTACAGGGAGCTTAACCTTATTGAGAGTGTTGAAAAAGGAAAAGCTTTGTGTTCCCTCTTGCCCCCGGTAGCAGGTAAGGCAGGAAAGACCGTAATGGGATATGATATTCCGGCTTTAAACGGTAAGCCTGCGGTATTACCTAGAGGGAGAAATATAGAAGTTTCTGAGGATGGAAAAACGTTATATGCGGGTATAGACGGTCAGGTATGTTACATTGATGGGAAAGTAAATGTGTTTTCTATCTATGAGGTTCATGCCGATGTAGATACTACGACAGGGAATATAAATTTTATAGGAAACGTAGTAGTTAGGGGAAATGTTCTTTCAGGATTTTCAATTGAGGCTGGCGGTAATGTAGAAGTGTGGGGTGTTGTTGAAGGAGCATCCATAAAAGCCGGAGGAGATATCATTCTAAGACGGGGAATGCAGGGAATGGGTAAGGGATATCTAAAAAGCGGCGGGGATATTATAGCTAAATATATTGAGCATAGTATTATTGAGGCTAGAAATGAAATCAAGGCTGAGGCCATTATGCACAGCAGTATAAAATGCGGAGAGAAGCTGGAGCTTTTAGGTAAGAAAGGGCTTCTTGTAGGCGGGGTTGCCAAGGTTGGGAAGCTTATCCATGCCAAAGTTATAGGCTCAACAATGGCAACAGTGACAGAGCTTGAGGTTGGAGTTGATCCTACTTTAAGGGAACGTTATAAGGCATTGAAAGATGAATTCACCACAATTGAAACTGACATAAAAAAAGCTGATCAGGCTATTACAATATTAAAGAAACTTGAAAGTGCCGGAGGACTTTCACCTGAAAAACAGGAATTAATGGCAAAGAGTATAAGAACCAAAGTGCACTATTCAAACAGAATTGAAGAAATAAAAGTTGAAATTGCACAGATAGAAGAGAGATTGCAGCAGGAGTCCCAGGGAAAGATAAAAGCATCGGCTACAGTTTACAGTGGAACCAAAGTCGCTATAGGGTCTTGTTTAATGTATGTGAAAGAGAACCTGCAGTATTGTACATTATACAGGGATGGAGCAGATATAAGGATTTGCCCTTATGACAGATAG
- a CDS encoding DUF6115 domain-containing protein: MIQFYISVIFIGIILVVISFVLILYDRKKAYDYSKGVDNKKAELLVVIKDAEEMIEELNSISGYILDNMDSKSNELKDTLISADEKIKEIKLVAAEQSEHIKNEHIKNETIKASSDNKNNGNCREVIGIQAIQLKNFTEEFNTLRNAKPKVRAVGGSRYREVISLSESGLGETEIAKKLNIGKGEIQLILGMSMENGTVKV, from the coding sequence GTGATACAGTTTTATATAAGTGTTATTTTTATTGGGATAATATTGGTAGTGATTTCCTTTGTGTTGATACTTTATGATAGAAAAAAAGCATATGATTACTCCAAAGGTGTGGACAATAAAAAAGCCGAGTTATTGGTTGTAATAAAAGATGCAGAGGAAATGATTGAAGAGCTGAACAGTATTTCAGGGTACATATTGGATAATATGGATTCAAAATCAAATGAATTAAAAGATACTTTAATATCCGCTGATGAAAAGATCAAAGAAATTAAATTAGTGGCAGCAGAGCAAAGCGAGCATATAAAGAATGAGCATATTAAGAATGAAACAATAAAGGCTTCCAGTGATAATAAAAACAATGGAAACTGCCGTGAAGTAATAGGTATCCAGGCCATACAGCTCAAAAATTTTACGGAGGAATTCAACACTTTAAGGAATGCAAAGCCTAAAGTAAGAGCTGTGGGAGGCAGCAGATACAGAGAAGTAATCAGTCTTTCCGAAAGCGGTTTGGGTGAGACGGAAATAGCAAAAAAGCTAAACATAGGTAAGGGAGAAATTCAACTGATATTAGGAATGAGTATGGAGAATGGAACAGTTAAAGTATAG